CCCCATAACCCGCGGCGTGACCGTAGGTTGCCACCACAACTCCGCCACCCGCGTCGACATAGTCGGCCAGAAGGTCGCCAAGCGCCGTCACACTGGCAGGGGAGCCGTCCGTCCACACCATTACGGCCTGATACGCCGACAAATCGGCCAGGGTGGGGGTGGCAATCGTGTTGTCGTACGTATCCACCACCGGGAACCCGAAGGGCGTGAGATATCCCTGCACGAAGGCGAATCCGCTTAAATCGTCTTGTCCCAGCAGCAGCACATTCACATCGGCGGGGGTCACCGGACCGCCCCCGAGCCCCCGTGAATCAACCCTGTCCGAGACGGTCTCATCCTCACTACATCCGGTGGCCAGCAGCAGCGCCCCCAGCAGCAGGGCGGGCAAAAACATTTTCCACATGTTGGCTCTGCGTTTCATGATACCTCTCGCTGTTGAGACGACAGCCCCCCCAGGATTAATTCCAGGCCGCGAAGGCCAGGGTATTGGCCACCAGGGTTTCGAAATCACCGCCGCGGTTGGGGTCCGGGGGAATCACTTCCAAACCCACCACATTCCCGGTGGCAGTAACGGCCACCATGGGCGCGCCGTTGTCGAAATTGGCGATGGAGATGCCACCGGCCGCCATGGTCGGTGCGGAGCGGTAGTAGGCATTCAGGGTCACCACGTTTTCCATGATGGGATGGCCGGGCTGATCCACGGAGCCCACATTCTGGTTGGAAAACGGACCGGAGCCGTCGATATTGTAGGGACTATACCCATCGGAAATGATCCTGCCCAGGATGGAAGTCCCCGCATGATGCGCAAACGCCGCCAGTACCACGCCGCCGCCGCTGTCCACGTAATCGGCCAGGTTGTCCCCGAATAAAGTGGCGTTGCTGAAGGATGAATTGCTCCAGAGGATCACCACATCGTAGTTTTGCAACTGGGCCAGAGTCGGTGTTCCGGAGTTATTGTCGAAAGTATCCAACACCGGAAATCCGAACGGAGTCAGATAGGTCTGCACGGCTGCCATTCCGTCCAGATTGGTCTGGCCCGCGATCAGCACGTTGGTCACCGTGGGATCCGGTACCGATCCCAGTCCCAATTCGTCCACCCGATCAGAGACCGATGTTTCTTCCCCGCATCCGGCGCCCAATAGCAGCGCCCCCAGCAGCAAGGCGGGCAATATTATTTTTCCTTTGAGATTCATGATACCCCTCGATATCGTTCTCTATCCCCCCTGGGACGGCCTGATTTTCATTTCTTCTTCCATTCCTATTGATAATTATATACAAAATAGGTGATATTTCTGATATTGTCAAGTAAAAAATAGTTTATTGACAAATTTTTCTAATATTCAGCAGCGAACTCAAGTGAGAGCGGCGAATCTCGAAAAAAACTCGCAGGCGAACCCATGGGCAGGGAGCAGGCCGTGCAATGTAACGGACCACAGC
The sequence above is drawn from the Candidatus Glassbacteria bacterium genome and encodes:
- a CDS encoding ThuA domain-containing protein — translated: MKRRANMWKMFLPALLLGALLLATGCSEDETVSDRVDSRGLGGGPVTPADVNVLLLGQDDLSGFAFVQGYLTPFGFPVVDTYDNTIATPTLADLSAYQAVMVWTDGSPASVTALGDLLADYVDAGGGVVVATYGHAAGYGVGGTFAAGGYSPFNFDAVNPNTVTSMSTVYDAAHPIMAGVVSLGVRYRDNPTVAPDGIVLADWAAGNAAIGVNATGTVVGLAMSPVDGGNLTGNYPELFSNALTFTASN